In one window of Deinococcota bacterium DNA:
- a CDS encoding Gfo/Idh/MocA family oxidoreductase, protein MSPKVGLVGAGRWAEVHKRALEEVDATLAGVLVSSAGSRERVAKSWRVRATRRQDDFLAWDMDAVIVASPNYLHAEHSIAALEAGKHVLVEKPMATTLEDGLVELYR, encoded by the coding sequence ATGAGCCCAAAGGTCGGCCTCGTCGGCGCGGGCCGCTGGGCCGAGGTGCACAAGCGGGCGCTCGAGGAGGTGGACGCGACCTTGGCGGGCGTCCTGGTCTCGTCGGCGGGCAGCCGCGAGCGGGTGGCCAAGAGCTGGCGCGTGCGGGCGACCAGGCGACAGGACGACTTCCTCGCCTGGGATATGGACGCGGTCATCGTCGCCAGCCCCAACTACCTCCACGCCGAGCACAGCATCGCCGCCTTGGAGGCTGGCAAGCACGTCCTCGTCGAAAAGCCGATGGCGACCACGCTCGAGGACGGGCTGGTGGAACTCTACCGCTAG
- a CDS encoding aminopeptidase P family N-terminal domain-containing protein, translating into MALKAKERDLKLKLSRLTALMDARGAEALRVTRAGNLAWLTGGNFLVYERGGPVAEGLVHGDSLTIITNAVEAQRLRDEELPEGVAVEAYPWYEGGGQEGIVKRLIGEARVVTDDELDLYEARTPLLESERASFKSLGAEASATVTDALTALEPGLDERQVAARVRFALEREGLACPVLLVAGAARLGRYRHPLPKGAPFGGVGLVVVCAERGGLVVSLSRMLAFGEVPERNRERLGQVLEVERAMWDASQAGTPSFAVLKAAQDGYARVGHPEAWQEHHQGGPAGYFPRDFLITPTEARPVQDGVAYAWNPSLPHAKSEDTVLVTGGGLDNLTHDPRWPSLEVGGRSRPDILVL; encoded by the coding sequence ATGGCCCTGAAAGCCAAGGAGCGGGACCTGAAGCTCAAGCTGAGCCGCCTGACGGCGCTCATGGACGCGCGCGGCGCCGAGGCCTTGCGCGTCACCCGCGCTGGCAACCTCGCCTGGCTCACCGGCGGCAACTTTCTCGTCTACGAGCGGGGTGGCCCCGTCGCCGAAGGGCTCGTCCACGGCGACTCGCTGACGATCATCACCAACGCCGTCGAGGCGCAGCGGCTGCGCGACGAGGAGCTGCCGGAGGGGGTCGCGGTCGAGGCTTATCCCTGGTACGAGGGCGGCGGGCAGGAGGGGATCGTCAAGCGGCTCATCGGCGAGGCGCGGGTGGTGACGGACGACGAGCTCGACCTCTACGAGGCCCGCACCCCGCTGCTGGAGAGCGAGAGGGCGAGCTTCAAGAGCTTGGGCGCAGAGGCTTCGGCGACCGTGACGGACGCGCTCACCGCCCTGGAGCCCGGCCTCGACGAGAGGCAGGTGGCCGCGCGGGTCAGGTTCGCCCTCGAGCGGGAGGGTTTGGCCTGCCCCGTCCTGCTGGTAGCGGGCGCGGCGCGCCTCGGCCGCTACCGCCATCCCCTGCCCAAAGGCGCCCCCTTCGGCGGCGTCGGCCTGGTGGTGGTCTGCGCCGAAAGGGGCGGGCTCGTCGTCTCGCTGTCGCGGATGCTGGCCTTCGGCGAGGTGCCCGAGCGCAACCGCGAGCGGCTGGGGCAGGTGCTCGAGGTCGAGCGGGCGATGTGGGACGCCAGCCAGGCGGGCACGCCGAGCTTTGCAGTGCTGAAGGCTGCGCAAGACGGCTATGCTCGAGTGGGCCATCCCGAGGCCTGGCAGGAGCACCACCAGGGCGGGCCGGCGGGCTACTTCCCCCGCGACTTTCTCATCACGCCCACGGAGGCGCGGCCCGTGCAAGACGGCGTCGCCTACGCCTGGAACCCGTCGCTGCCGCACGCCAAGTCCGAGGACACCGTCCTCGTGACAGGAGGCGGGCTGGACAACCTCACCCACGACCCGCGCTGGCCGAGCCTCGAGGTGGGCGGACGGTCGCGGCCCGACATTCTCGTTCTCTGA